A DNA window from Ostrea edulis chromosome 5, xbOstEdul1.1, whole genome shotgun sequence contains the following coding sequences:
- the LOC125649325 gene encoding delta(3,5)-Delta(2,4)-dienoyl-CoA isomerase, mitochondrial-like, which yields MSKVRSLLFTGAFIRRKFVSGQSQVLTSTARNMSTEEYKFDTLSVTRPREFVVQVEINRPKKMNAMNQAFWRDCRECFQRLSTDQDCRVVVLSGSGKIFTAGLDLTDIGDIASFTNPNMDVSRKAFLIRNKIKDLQESFTVIEKCSKPVISAVHSACIGGGVDMTSACDIRYCTSDAWFQIKEVDIGLAADLGTLQRFPKIVGNDSLVRELCYTARKFFSDEAKQIGFVSRVFPDKEAMMEGALETASVIATKSPVAVQASKHSLVFSRDHSVQEGLNHVGLWNQGMLQSEDVMKAAMAMMEKKQATFSKL from the exons ATGTCCAAAGTTCGCTCGTTACTTTTCACTGGTGCATTCATACGAAGAAAATTTGTTAGTG GTCAGTCGCAGGTTCTCACAAGTACAGCAAGAAACATGTCAACAGAGGAGTACAAATTCGACACCTTGAGTGTCACGAGACCAAGGGAATTTGTAGTGCAAGTGGAAATTAATCGCCCAAAGAAAATGAATGCAATGAATCAAGCATTTTGGAG GGATTGCAGAGAGTGTTTTCAAAGACTGTCTACAGATCAAGACTGCAGAGTTGTGGTGCTCTCAGGGTCAGGAAAAATATTTACAGCAG GTTTAGATCTGACGGATATTGGTGACATTGCATCGTTTACCAACCCGAACATGGATGTCAGTAGAAAAGCCTTCCTGatcagaaataaaataaaagactTGCAGGAATCATTCACTGTTATCGAAAAA TGCTCCAAACCAGTGATTTCAGCAGTACATAGTGCCTGTATTGGAGGTGGGGTTGATATGACATCAGCATGTGATATCCGATATTGTACCAGTGATGCTTGGTTTCAAATAAAG GAGGTAGACATTGGGCTTGCCGCTGATTTAGGAACATTACAGAGATTTCCCAAAATAGTGGGAAATGACAGTTTAGTGAGAGAACTTTGTTACACAGCAAGAAAATTTTTCAGTGATGAGGCAAAGCAAATAGGCTTTGTAAG CCGAGTCTTCCCAGACAAAGAAGCCATGATGGAGGGAGCCCTAGAAACAGCCTCTGTGATAGCAACAAAATCACCTGTAGCAGTGCAGGCCTCCAAACATAGCTTGGTGTTTTCTCGAGACCACAGTGTACAAGAGGGCTTGAATCATGTG GGTCTGTGGAACCAAGGAATGCTGCAGAGTGAAGATGTGATGAAGGCTGCAATGGCAATGATGGAAAAGAAACAAGCAACATTCTCTAAATTATGA
- the LOC125649324 gene encoding retinol dehydrogenase 14-like, whose translation MSVCKYATAGCVITISIMLLRKFSRAYRVYKRAMTIAGKEMLNKTVIITGANCGIGKATALELAKRHARVILACRDKEKANSAISDIRRITSSGEVVFRHLDLESFRSIRDFCCEVIENETKLDILINNAAVMNHPYKKTEDNLEIHMSVNHFGNFLLTNLLLDLLKKSSAGRIIFVSSALHKYGKVNMEDFQGQQKKPYANSKLANVYFARELAHRLKGTGVAVHTLHPGMVNTELSRYSYAPVLNIIVNPLKYLLLSSAEEGSQGIVHLAMANLQSDTGKYYGRTGEEEEWPEISSDRAIWKKMWEISEKLTNLQ comes from the coding sequence ATGTCAGTGTGTAAATACGCAACAGCAGGTTGTGTAATCACGATTTCAATAATGCTTTTGAGGAAATTTTCAAGAGCTTATAGGGTTTATAAACGTGCAATGACAATAGCTGGAAAAGAAATGTTAAACAAAACAGTCATTATAACAGGAGCAAACTGTGGCATCGGAAAAGCTACGGCATTGGAGCTCGCCAAAAGACATGCTCGTGTCATATTGGCATGCAGAGACAAGGAGAAAGCCAATTCTGCTATATCAGATATTAGGAGAATCACTAGCAGTGGAGAGGTGGTCTTCAGACACCTCGATCTAGAGTCTTTCAGATCCATTAGAGATTTCTGTTGCGAggtaattgaaaatgaaactaaGTTAGATATACTGATCAACAATGCAGCAGTGATGAATCACCCCTACAAAAAAACTGAAGACAATTTAGAAATCCACATGAGTGttaatcatttcggaaattttTTGCTCACAAACCTTCTTTTGGATCTGCTGAAAAAATCGTCTGCAGGCAGGATAATATTCGTGTCTTCTGccttacataaatatggaaaagtGAATATGGAAGACTTTCAAGGCCAACAGAAAAAACCTTATGCTAACAGCAAACTTGCCAATGTATACTTTGCACGAGAACTAGCACACAGGTTGAAGGGGACAGGAGTGGCTGTGCACACATTGCATCCTGGCATGGTAAATACAGAATTATCAAGATACTCTTATGCACCAGTCCTAAACATCATAGTGAATCCATTAAAGTATCTCCTACTCTCGTCTGCTGAAGAAGGAAGCCAGGGTATTGTGCATCTTGCAATGGCTAATCTTCAAAGTGACACTGGAAAATATTATGGTAGAACAGGTGAAGAAGAAGAATGGCCTGAAATCTCATCAGACAGGGCAATTTGGAAAAAGATGTGGGAAATCAGTGAAAAATTAACCAATCTTCAGTGA
- the LOC125649332 gene encoding uncharacterized protein LOC125649332, with the protein MYLEESIKESVNLDQFFQPGDGKIKLVEGQSLYIDSVKLAILKRKCKKNESKTLKALLDFYFTPKYLAMHSATGEKSAKPGLPVKVVNPIRDYMQQSFKVDASTLNAIINRKCLDAKRSKKC; encoded by the exons atgtatttggaagaATCAATAAAAGAAAGTGTCAATCTTGACCAGTTTTTCCAGCCTGGAGATGGGAAG ATAAAACTTGTGGAGGGACAGTCGCTATACATTGATTCAGTGAAGCTGGCAATCCTGAAGAGGAAATGCaagaaaaatgaaagtaaaacttTAAAAGCTTTGTTGGACTTTTACTTTACACCAAAGTACCTCGCAATGCACTCTGCAACAGGAGAGAAATCAGCAAAACCAGGCTTACCAGTGAAAGTTGTAAATCCAATTAGAG attaCATGCAACAAAGTTTCAAAGTGGATGCCTCTACCTTAAATGCAATTATCAACCGGAAGTGCTTGGATGCAAAGAGATCCAAAAAATGTTGA
- the LOC125649328 gene encoding uncharacterized protein LOC125649328: MKILPLNFDDTHVIEDGPSQSNKGFALESGETQFNLHEMFDVNDDVGDLVPDVEGCDLFCSESLSDEVDHNVPFSSITLQGSDNIPGGMVYPPIEIVPSEEVFNDANDHLNQRISDDELSQSDSETGDMQMEEQIENQSANINVVRWNPIDDDVYTRNRIQNRDRRVPDLNGSFYDSDEERILSSCSDSDHVVPNFHMEE, encoded by the coding sequence ATGAAAATTCTTCCCTTGAATTTTGATGATACTCATGTGATAGAAGATGGACCAAGTCAATCGAACAAAGGCTTTGCTCTTGAATCTGGAGAGACTCAGTTTAACCTTCATGAAATGTTCGACGTCAATGACGATGTCGGAGATTTAGTGCCGGATGTAGAAGGTTGTGACCTCTTTTGTTCAGAATCTTTATCGGATGAAGTTGACCACAACGTACCGTTTTCCTCCATTACTTTGCAGGGATCGGACAACATACCAGGAGGCATGGTTTATCCTCCGATCGAAATTGTACCATCCGAAGAAGTTTTTAACGATGCAAACGATCATTTGAACCAACGGATATCAGATGATGAGCTGAGCCAGTCGGACAGTGAAACAGGAGATATGCAAATGGAAGAACAGATTGAGAATCAGAGTGCAAATATAAATGTCGTCAGATGGAATCCCATAGATGATGATGTTTACACGAGAAACAGAATTCAGAACAGGGATCGACGTGTTCCAGACTTGAACGGGTCGTTCTATGATTCCGATGAGGAGAGAATCTTGTCCTCGTGTTCCGACTCCGACCACGTTGTTCCAAACTTTCACATGGAGGAATAG